In Caballeronia sp. SBC1, the DNA window TCCCGATCCAGGCCTCGCACGGTGCGCATAGCCACAGGGGCCCGTGTCCGTCCTGATACGGGTAAGCCGCCTCTCCGGGCCGCACAAGCGTTGCCTTTGCGCCGCAATAGTCGCAATTCGGATGGGGCAGGGCTTGAACGGGACGGCCGACTCGCATGATTTAAATGTTGCCAGGGGAAACATGGAATATAGCAAAAGCCATGTTCGTGCACGACGCCATAGGAGGCAAGGGGCTTGGATGTCGACGCCGGCCGGATTGGGTGCGCCGGTATGGAGTTACTTCGAGCGGGGCGCGAGAAGTCCGCGCGCCATGGTGAAGCTGAAGCCGCGATTGAAGCCGGTATTGAGGCAGCAGAGTGTTTGATCTTTACGATGTCTTGTTTTCCGGCAGCCGATGCTCGATCGCGAGTTGAGCGGTCTGGCAGGTGCCGCTGGGGCGTCGCGCCGCCCGGATACTCGCGAATTGCTTCGGGCAGCAAGGGGTCCGGTTGCCGCAGTGACTTGAGTTGCAACGCGGCATCGAACCGGCCGGACAGCGGGAGCGATGCCGCAACGAGAGCGCGTCTGGCTCAGACCACCTTGATCACGATATCGATGTTGCCGCGTAAAGCTTTGGAATAGGGACAGGTCTGGTGGGCAGCGTCGGCGAGAGACTGGGCGACTTCATGGTCCAGACCGGGAAGGCTGACATTCAGCCGTGCCTGAAGGAAATAGGCGCCCGCAGTCGTACCAAGATCCACTTCAGCGTCGACTGCCGTGTCGGCGGGCAGGGCAATCTTCAATTTGGCCGCCGCAAGACCCATTGCGCCGATAAAGCAGGCAGACCAGCCTGCAGCGAGCAGTTGCTCGGGATTGGTGCCGGCGCCTTTGCTCCCAGGAGAGGAAAGGGCGATGTCCAGACGGCCGTCATCGCTGCGGGACGCGCCGTCGCGACCACCGGTGGTGTGGGTCTTGCCGGTGTAAAGTACTTTTTCAAGCTTTGCCATGGTTGATTCCTTGCCTGGTTTCGTTGAGCTGCGTTGCGTTCAGTGATGTAACTAGGGCTAGCTCCAGTAAGGCGTGACGCAAGACGATTTTGCTGCGTAGTCCAGGTGCAGTAATATTTCTTGCGCTATGTTGTACTAACCGAAATTAGCCGATGATGAACGTGTAGTTACATGCCTCCCCTATACAGCGTGCCGTTAAGGTAAGTGAGCTGCCCGTCCCGCTCCGCTTGAACCAGTTCCTGACGAACTTCCGCGCGGGTCTTGGGGGCAATGCTATTGCGGGTCGGCGACCATTGCTGCGTCTGAACGGTGTTGGCCGCTTCGTCGCTCGAGCTGACCGTGCCGGCTGCATGAGCCCAACCTGAGACTGCGCATGCGGCAAAAACCAAAGTAATGATTGAACGTTTCATGTGATTCTCCTGAGAGGGTTTGATCAGTACCGGTGAATCCGGCGTTGATGCATTAGAACGTTTGCAGGTATCTGGTTTGTGTCGATAAAACCGGGGAAATCCGATGCTTTGTGTCGATGCGACTCTCAGATACGTTGCGATACAAATCTCCGGCGTGACGCTTGACGAGGCGAGGTCGCACGTCTTCCGCACAGGGTGGCCGCTTCCGAGCGGTCTGGAATGTCCGTTGAGTAATTGAAGGTGTGCACCCTGATATAACCAAGGCAATCCCCTACTTCGAAAGCGCGCAGACGTTACGCCGGTCAAGGCGCAACCTTTAGCTTAGGGATGCGCGTAGATCGAGCCCAGGCCGATCACATTCGAATCCGCGGAGCGTGAACCTGCCGCAGTGGTGCCGCTAGTCGACGAACCATACGAAGATGCTGACACGCCGTTCGCCGCGTCGATCCGCGCTTGCGCTGCTTCAATGTTCTTCGGATATTGCGTCTGATCGCCAGCGGGGTTATAGCCGGCCTTCTCCAGCTGGATCAGTTGAGCACGCACCTCGGCCCGGGTAAGAGATTCGTTGGATTGAGCGAACGATACGGCCGGGATGGCAACGACAGCGGCAATGATCAGCGATTGAACGAGTTTCATGGTTTCTACCTCTGGAGAGTGTGTTTTCGCAAACACCGGTTTGCGCGTTAAGTGGTTGAAGCTGAATCGAGCCAGACTAGATTCGAGTGCACCGTGAATCAGGGCTGGCGTGAATGTATTAGATCGCGTGGAAGTATCTGGCTTGTGTCCAGAACGCAGCGTGGGTGAAACGTTGTGTGTCCATGCCCCGTGCAGATACATAGCGATACAAACAATCCGCGTTGTTCCGATGAGCTTGCCGTTGTCGTGGCAAACACCGGAGGTTCTGCCATCCGGATGACCGTATCGGAACTCAACCTGGAGGACGAAGGATCATCACGCTCGGGACTTGGTCAACGTGTAAGCGGTGCGGTGGCAGTCGGAGGCAATCCGTTTCGCGTGAAGACGCTGACCGTGCGGGCATGATCGTTGGTTGCCCGTGGCAGCACGAATTCGCACCAGAGTGCGAACGTCAGCCAGGCGACCGATGGCACCCAATAGCGACGGGCGGATCACCATTTTTGCTCCAGAAGGGCGCAACGACACATCCCCCCTGCCTGTGACTTATCGCCACAGCGATATGACGCGCATATCTTCCCCGCTATGGGTTCTGAATATTGACAGTGATACTTTTCGAACCGTCACTGCGGCGGCTGTCAGGCCAGTCGAAAAAAACCGCGGAACGACGCTAGAACGACACTAAAACGACGCCAAGACGACCCGAAAAGCAGCAGCGCAAACCAACGCGAGCACCGAGACATGAGCCAGCCCATCCGCTTCTACCACCGCAACGCGATCCGCGAAGTCAGCGACGCAGCCGTCACGCGCACCGTCCTCCAGTACCTGCGCGAAGACGCGCTCTGCACTGGCACGAAAGAAGGCTGCGCCGAAGGCGATTGCGGCGCGTGCACGGTCGTTCTCGGCGAACGCGACGAAGCGGGCGGCGTCAGTTTCAAGGCGGTCAACGCGTGCATTCAGTTCCTGCCAACGCTCGACGGCAAAGCGTTGTTCACCGTCGAAGACCTGCGTCAGCCGGACGGTTCGCTGCATCCGGTGCAGGAAGCGATGGTCGAATGCCACGGCTCGCAGTGTGGCTTCTGCACGCCCGGCTTCGTGATGTCGATGTGGTCGTTGTACGAGAAGCACGGCCACGAACATTCATGCGCGGACAAAAGCGTACCGTCGCGCGCCGATATTTCCGACGCGCTGACCGGTAACTTGTGCCGCTGCACGGGCTACCGGCCCATCGTCGACGCGGCGGTGCGGATGTTCGAAGTCCCCGCGCCAAAAGCACCGGTCGATGTCGCCGCGCTGTCCCGTACACTCGAAACGCTCGAACGCGAAGACGCGTTCCGCTACGAATACGCGGGCCAGCGCTTCGTCGCACCGTGCACCGTAGACGAGCTCGCGCGTATCAAGGCGGCGCAACCGTCGACGCGTATTCTGTCTGGCAGCACCGACATCGGCCTGTGGGTCACGAAACTGATGCGTGATCTTGGCGACATCGTTTATGTCGGGCGAATCAGCGCGCTGCAGAAGATCGAAACGTCGGATGGCTGGATCGAAATCGGCGCGGGTGTCACGGTGGAACGCGCCTACGAAGAACTCGCGAAGCACTATCCCGAACTGAAGGAAATGTGGAAACGCTTTGCGTCGCTGCCGATCCGCAACGCCGGCACGCTCGGCGGCAACATCGCGAACGGTTCGCCGATTGGTGATTCCATGCCTGGGCTGATCGCGCTCGGCGCACACGTGGTAGTTCGCGGAAACGACGTCGAGCGCGTCATGCCGCTCGAAGGCCTGTACCTCGCGTATCAGAAGAAGGACATGGCCGAGCACGAATTTGTCGTCGGCTTGAAAGTACCCACGCGCACCGGTGTGCGCGCGAATCTGCAGTTCCGCACTTACAAGTTATCGAAGCGTTTTGACTCGGATATCTCGGCGGTGTGCGCCGCACTTTCTTTTATCGCCGACGGCCACACGATTCGCGATCCGCGCATCGCGTTCGGCGGAATGGCCGCAACGCCCAAGCGCGCGACGCACGTAGAAGACGTGCTGCGCGACGCCGACTGGCACGAAGCCACCGCGCAGGCGGCCATGCTCGCGCTCGCGAAAGACTACGCGCCGTTGTCCGACATGCGCGCGTCGAGCGACTACCGGCTCGAAGCCGCAAAGAATACATTGCATCGCTTCTGGCTCGAGACACGTCCAGATAATCCGTTGCCGAAAGCGGCGCTCGACGTACGCGCAGTGACTGCTTCCTGAACCTCGAAGGACACGGAGAACAACAGAAATGAATCAGCAAGCCGAACCGTTCCTGAGGGACATGAAGGAAGCAAAGGACCTTCTCGAAGCAGACTTCACACAGGTCCACGTTTCGCGTCCGCATGAATCCGCGCATCTGCACGTCAGCGGCCGCGCGAGCTACACCGACGACATTCCGGTAGTCGCCGGCACGTTGCACGCCGCCCTCGGATTGTCGGCGAAGGCGCACGCAAAGATCGTATCGATGTCGTTCGATGCCGTGCGCGCGATGCCTGGCGTTGTTGCCGTCCTGACTGCGGCCGACATCCCTGGCGTGAACGATGTCGGCCCCATCATTCACGGTGACGACCCGATCCTCGCCGATGGCATTGTGCAGTTCGTCGGTCAGCCGATGTTCATTGTCGTCGCGATGTCGCATGACATTGCCCGTCGCGCCGTGCGCCGTGCGGAGGTCGTGTATGAAGAGTTACCGGCGATCCTCACGCCGCAACAGGCGCGCGCGGCCAACTCCCACGTGCTGCCGCCAATGAAGCTCGCGCGTGGCGACGCCGGTTCGAAGATCGCGTTGGCCGCGCATCGCGAGACCGGCGAAATGCTACTGGGCGGTCAGGAACAGTTCTACCTGGAAGGTCAGATTTCGTACGCCGTGCCGAAGGACGACGATGGCATGCACGTGTGGTGCTCGACGCAGCATCCGTCTGAAATGCAGCACATGGTCGCGCATATGCTCAACGTCGCGTCGCACAACGTGCTGGTCGAATGCAGGAGGATGGGTGGGGGCTTCGGCGGCAAGGAGTCGCAATCGGGACTGTTCGCGTGCTGCGCGGCGCTCGCCGCATGGAAGCTGCTGTGCCCCGTGAAACTGCGTCCGGATCGCGACGACGACATGATGATCACCGGCAAGCGGCACGACTTTCACTACACATACGAAGTCGGCTATGACGACACCGGTCTGATCGACGGCGTGTCCGTCGACATGACGTCGCGTTGCGGTTTTTCGGCCGATCTTTCAGGTCCGGTGATGACCCGCGCGCTGTGCCATTTCGACAATGCGTACTGGTTGCCGCATGTATCTATCGACGGGTTCTGCGGCAAGACCAACACGCAGTCGAACACGGCGTTTCGAGGCTTCGGCGGACCGCAGGGCGCGTTCGCGATCGAGTACATTGTCGACAACATCGCGCGTTCGGTGGGGCTCGATTCGCTCGATGTGCGCCGCCGGAATTTGTACGGCAAGACCGAGCAAAACGTGACTCCGTACGGTCAGGCGGTTGAAGACAACGTGATTCACGAACTGCTCGACGAGCTCGAAGCCACCAGCAATTA includes these proteins:
- a CDS encoding organic hydroperoxide resistance protein, with translation MAKLEKVLYTGKTHTTGGRDGASRSDDGRLDIALSSPGSKGAGTNPEQLLAAGWSACFIGAMGLAAAKLKIALPADTAVDAEVDLGTTAGAYFLQARLNVSLPGLDHEVAQSLADAAHQTCPYSKALRGNIDIVIKVV
- a CDS encoding DUF4148 domain-containing protein, with the translated sequence MKRSIITLVFAACAVSGWAHAAGTVSSSDEAANTVQTQQWSPTRNSIAPKTRAEVRQELVQAERDGQLTYLNGTLYRGGM
- a CDS encoding DUF4148 domain-containing protein, with product MKLVQSLIIAAVVAIPAVSFAQSNESLTRAEVRAQLIQLEKAGYNPAGDQTQYPKNIEAAQARIDAANGVSASSYGSSTSGTTAAGSRSADSNVIGLGSIYAHP
- the xdhA gene encoding xanthine dehydrogenase small subunit, which codes for MSQPIRFYHRNAIREVSDAAVTRTVLQYLREDALCTGTKEGCAEGDCGACTVVLGERDEAGGVSFKAVNACIQFLPTLDGKALFTVEDLRQPDGSLHPVQEAMVECHGSQCGFCTPGFVMSMWSLYEKHGHEHSCADKSVPSRADISDALTGNLCRCTGYRPIVDAAVRMFEVPAPKAPVDVAALSRTLETLEREDAFRYEYAGQRFVAPCTVDELARIKAAQPSTRILSGSTDIGLWVTKLMRDLGDIVYVGRISALQKIETSDGWIEIGAGVTVERAYEELAKHYPELKEMWKRFASLPIRNAGTLGGNIANGSPIGDSMPGLIALGAHVVVRGNDVERVMPLEGLYLAYQKKDMAEHEFVVGLKVPTRTGVRANLQFRTYKLSKRFDSDISAVCAALSFIADGHTIRDPRIAFGGMAATPKRATHVEDVLRDADWHEATAQAAMLALAKDYAPLSDMRASSDYRLEAAKNTLHRFWLETRPDNPLPKAALDVRAVTAS
- the xdhB gene encoding xanthine dehydrogenase molybdopterin binding subunit, with amino-acid sequence MNQQAEPFLRDMKEAKDLLEADFTQVHVSRPHESAHLHVSGRASYTDDIPVVAGTLHAALGLSAKAHAKIVSMSFDAVRAMPGVVAVLTAADIPGVNDVGPIIHGDDPILADGIVQFVGQPMFIVVAMSHDIARRAVRRAEVVYEELPAILTPQQARAANSHVLPPMKLARGDAGSKIALAAHRETGEMLLGGQEQFYLEGQISYAVPKDDDGMHVWCSTQHPSEMQHMVAHMLNVASHNVLVECRRMGGGFGGKESQSGLFACCAALAAWKLLCPVKLRPDRDDDMMITGKRHDFHYTYEVGYDDTGLIDGVSVDMTSRCGFSADLSGPVMTRALCHFDNAYWLPHVSIDGFCGKTNTQSNTAFRGFGGPQGAFAIEYIVDNIARSVGLDSLDVRRRNLYGKTEQNVTPYGQAVEDNVIHELLDELEATSNYRARREAVREFNANNDVLKKGLALTPVKFGIAFNVTHFNQAGALVHIYTDGSVLVNHGGTEMGQGLNTKVAQVVAHELGIRFNRVRVTATDTSKVANTSATAASTGSDLNGKAAQDAARQLRERLAALAAEHYGAGQVDARDVRFVDDRIVVGDKAIPFDEVIMQAYRARVQLWSDGFYKTPKLYWDQGKMQGRPFSYYSYGAAVSEVVIDTLTGEMRVLRADALHDVGASLNPALDVGQVEGGFIQGMGWLTTEELWWNAGGKLMTHAPSTYKIPTVNDCPPVFDVRLFKNRNAEDSIHRSKAVGEPPLLLPFSVFFAIRDAVASVGNNTVNPPLNAPATSEEILKAVRAVRAAVVATAAAH